A stretch of Campylobacter volucris DNA encodes these proteins:
- the plsY gene encoding glycerol-3-phosphate 1-O-acyltransferase PlsY: protein MENLIIYLLTYLIGAIPCGLILSRVFAKVDIKNAGSKSIGATNVLRVLKEHNPKLAKKLAIATVILDALKGIVPMLIAKFLGYDDNILWTMAVLAVFGHCFSPYLKFEGGKGVATGAGVLSIFLPLEILSAFIAWFIVGKVFKISSVASLVALIVLIFSSFIFHYDMPVINTHAPIFIIAFIVVYKHIPNILRLIGKKECKVI, encoded by the coding sequence ATGGAAAATTTAATCATCTATCTTCTAACTTATCTTATAGGTGCTATTCCTTGTGGTTTAATACTAAGTCGTGTTTTTGCTAAGGTTGATATCAAAAATGCAGGTAGTAAAAGTATAGGTGCTACTAATGTTTTAAGAGTATTAAAAGAACACAATCCAAAATTAGCTAAAAAACTCGCTATCGCCACTGTAATTTTAGATGCTTTAAAAGGTATAGTGCCTATGTTAATAGCTAAATTTTTAGGATATGATGATAATATTTTATGGACTATGGCTGTTTTAGCTGTATTTGGACATTGTTTTTCTCCATATTTAAAATTTGAAGGAGGCAAAGGAGTTGCCACTGGAGCTGGGGTTTTAAGTATATTTTTACCATTAGAAATCCTTAGTGCTTTTATCGCTTGGTTTATTGTAGGAAAAGTCTTTAAAATTTCTAGTGTGGCTTCTTTAGTAGCTTTAATAGTTTTAATTTTTTCTTCTTTTATTTTCCATTATGATATGCCTGTCATTAACACTCATGCACCAATTTTCATCATAGCTTTTATAGTGGTGTATAAGCACATTCCAAATATTTTAAGACTTATAGGAAAAAAAGAGTGCAAAGTCATATAA
- a CDS encoding motility associated factor glycosyltransferase family protein yields the protein MNKELFLKNTQALFEVDQILAYELRKITQTLRFKLINNQIFDEQNQIFLDKPRNFDTDRYELYPVLFFYGFADGSFFKILLQNLHLKHIIVFEQELEILYLAFHLFDFTHFIRKEKLILFYPPNINTAQLKVLFNYPHIKHTLKIFNFHFYNDFYANFYAQNAHDLMQILLNIIKTLMLSRGNDPKDALIGIKHNVINLEKIIFSPPFQNFLKERKAKAKNAIIVSTGPSLMKQLPLLKQYQENVVIFCADSSYHILAQVGIKPDYVFSLEREDLTSEFFNNDFKDFDENVLFIISSLTHPKTIEYLEKNGREYMLVLRPLFFESKLGLKEYGFLGNGLSVANMAYELAGALRFENIILIGQDLAYSDDGKSHPKEHLYGDQGDEEIVYKKIPAYGGLGEVKTQLTWYLFLKSFEKDIALTRDVLKITTYNATEGGARIEGTIEESFQKLCETLLKDKINKSFILSKPKNPNKKLKQCKEKLQKQIKQSELFVKECQKALKEQNLEKLEKLRIKLPKSEFFSDILQARCFQNECEVLRYKVSKDLDKEYFLNSQLAFFEEIILYLEKYNQTIKENLKV from the coding sequence ATGAATAAAGAATTATTTTTAAAAAACACTCAAGCTCTTTTTGAAGTAGATCAAATTTTAGCATATGAGCTTAGGAAAATCACCCAAACTTTGCGTTTTAAACTTATAAACAATCAAATTTTTGATGAGCAAAATCAAATTTTTTTAGACAAACCCCGCAACTTTGATACCGATAGATACGAACTTTATCCGGTATTATTTTTTTATGGTTTTGCAGATGGTAGCTTTTTTAAAATTCTTTTACAAAATCTTCATTTAAAACACATTATAGTTTTTGAACAAGAATTAGAAATTTTATACCTTGCTTTTCATTTGTTTGATTTTACTCATTTTATTAGAAAAGAAAAACTTATTTTATTTTACCCGCCAAATATCAATACAGCCCAACTTAAAGTTTTATTTAATTACCCTCATATCAAACATACACTAAAAATTTTTAATTTTCATTTTTATAATGACTTTTATGCCAATTTTTATGCACAAAATGCCCATGATTTAATGCAAATTTTATTAAACATTATTAAAACACTGATGCTAAGTAGAGGAAATGATCCAAAAGATGCATTAATTGGGATTAAACATAATGTTATCAATCTTGAAAAAATTATTTTCAGCCCTCCTTTTCAAAATTTTTTAAAAGAAAGGAAAGCTAAAGCTAAAAATGCCATTATAGTTTCAACTGGACCTTCTTTAATGAAACAATTACCTTTACTCAAACAATATCAAGAAAATGTTGTGATTTTTTGTGCTGATAGTTCTTATCATATCTTAGCTCAAGTAGGAATAAAACCTGATTATGTATTTTCTTTAGAAAGAGAAGATTTAACAAGTGAATTTTTTAATAACGATTTTAAAGATTTTGATGAAAATGTTTTATTTATCATATCTTCTTTAACCCATCCTAAAACCATAGAGTATTTAGAAAAAAATGGTAGAGAATATATGCTTGTTTTAAGGCCTTTATTTTTTGAAAGCAAGCTTGGATTAAAAGAATATGGCTTTTTAGGCAATGGATTAAGTGTTGCAAATATGGCTTATGAGTTAGCAGGTGCGCTAAGATTTGAAAATATCATTTTAATAGGACAAGATCTAGCATATAGCGATGATGGCAAATCTCACCCTAAAGAGCATTTATATGGCGATCAAGGAGATGAAGAGATAGTTTATAAAAAAATTCCTGCTTATGGTGGATTGGGTGAAGTTAAAACTCAACTAACTTGGTATTTATTTTTAAAAAGTTTTGAAAAAGATATTGCCTTAACAAGAGATGTTTTAAAAATCACCACTTATAACGCCACAGAAGGTGGAGCTAGGATAGAAGGAACCATAGAAGAATCTTTTCAAAAATTGTGCGAGACTTTATTAAAAGATAAAATTAACAAAAGTTTTATTTTATCAAAACCAAAAAATCCCAACAAAAAACTAAAACAATGTAAAGAAAAATTACAAAAACAAATCAAACAAAGTGAGCTTTTTGTCAAAGAATGTCAAAAAGCCTTAAAAGAACAAAATTTAGAAAAACTTGAAAAATTAAGAATCAAACTACCAAAAAGTGAATTTTTCTCCGATATTTTACAAGCTAGATGTTTTCAAAATGAATGTGAAGTTTTAAGATATAAAGTTAGCAAAGATTTAGATAAAGAATATTTTTTAAATTCTCAACTAGCTTTTTTTGAAGAAATTATTCTTTATTTAGAAAAATATAATCAAACCATAAAAGAAAATTTAAAGGTATAG
- the pseI gene encoding pseudaminic acid synthase — translation MFIDNFDLNKKVFIIAELSANHANSLETALQTIKAAKLAGADAIKLQTYTPDSLTLNSDKDDFIIKDGLWEKRKLYELYEEAKTPYEWHEKLFECAKNEGLICFSSPFSKKDLEFLKQFNPPAYKIASFEANDYEFIRLVAKEKKPTLVSTGIAYEEELEEIVKIFNQESNSNLILLKCTSAYPSPIQDLNLNMIKTLKDKFHTTIGLSDHSEGFLAPVLAVALGARVIEKHFILDKNLQSADAKFSLDFDEFKQMCFMVRQSEQALGSKKFRMDEKTLKNRHFARSLYASKNIKKGEIFSEENVACIRPNLGLHPKFLPIILGKKATSNIEFAQALKEDDFE, via the coding sequence GTGTTTATAGATAATTTTGATCTTAATAAAAAAGTTTTTATCATCGCTGAACTTTCAGCCAATCATGCAAATAGCTTAGAAACAGCATTACAAACCATAAAAGCAGCTAAATTAGCAGGTGCTGATGCCATAAAATTACAAACTTACACCCCTGATAGTTTGACACTAAATTCAGATAAAGATGACTTTATAATCAAAGATGGTTTATGGGAAAAAAGAAAACTTTATGAGCTCTATGAAGAAGCTAAAACACCATATGAATGGCACGAAAAACTTTTTGAATGTGCTAAAAATGAAGGACTTATATGTTTTTCTAGTCCATTTTCCAAAAAAGATTTAGAATTTTTAAAACAATTTAATCCACCAGCCTATAAAATCGCTTCTTTTGAAGCAAATGATTATGAATTTATAAGGCTTGTTGCAAAGGAAAAAAAACCTACTTTAGTTTCTACAGGCATAGCTTATGAAGAAGAATTAGAAGAAATTGTAAAAATTTTTAATCAAGAATCAAATTCTAATCTAATTTTACTAAAATGTACTTCAGCATATCCATCCCCAATACAAGATTTAAATTTAAACATGATAAAAACTTTAAAAGATAAATTCCACACTACAATAGGTCTAAGTGATCATAGTGAAGGCTTTTTAGCTCCTGTTTTAGCTGTAGCACTAGGCGCAAGAGTGATAGAAAAACACTTTATACTAGATAAAAATTTACAAAGTGCTGATGCTAAATTTAGCCTTGATTTTGATGAATTTAAACAAATGTGTTTTATGGTGCGACAAAGTGAGCAAGCTTTGGGAAGTAAAAAATTTAGAATGGATGAAAAGACTTTAAAAAATCGCCATTTTGCAAGAAGCTTATATGCTAGCAAAAATATAAAAAAAGGTGAAATATTTAGCGAAGAAAATGTAGCTTGCATTAGACCAAATTTAGGATTACATCCTAAATTTTTACCTATAATTTTAGGGAAAAAAGCAACTTCTAATATAGAATTTGCACAAGCTTTAAAAGAAGATGATTTTGAATGA
- a CDS encoding chemotaxis protein CheX encodes MNKTLEYSIHHFCVQVLKLKIEPTSTIKGELYGASIPIYFKDEEYSFYLFFQKKALNEIALVLLHEELKEDGLADLVKEIANQIVGYTKKLLNDTNGKDEFKLGVPEYLGHVEKLSSIKLKEKFTYTLKDSCFRIGYKKL; translated from the coding sequence ATGAATAAAACTTTAGAGTATTCCATTCATCATTTTTGCGTGCAAGTGTTAAAGCTTAAAATCGAACCAACAAGCACGATTAAAGGGGAGCTTTATGGCGCTTCGATTCCTATTTATTTTAAAGATGAAGAATATAGTTTTTATTTATTTTTTCAAAAAAAAGCCTTAAATGAAATCGCTTTGGTTTTATTGCATGAAGAACTAAAAGAAGATGGTTTGGCTGATTTGGTAAAAGAAATTGCAAATCAAATAGTAGGTTATACTAAAAAATTACTCAATGATACTAATGGTAAAGATGAATTTAAATTAGGTGTACCAGAATATCTTGGACATGTAGAAAAACTTTCTTCTATTAAACTCAAAGAAAAATTTACTTATACTTTAAAAGATTCATGTTTTAGAATAGGGTATAAAAAATTATGA
- a CDS encoding YfhL family 4Fe-4S dicluster ferredoxin gives MSLLITRDCISCDACREECPDEAIYDNDPIYVIDPDLCTECVNEFSEPACIVACPVDCIIPDPDNVESIEELRLKHKNKAN, from the coding sequence ATGTCACTTTTAATCACTAGAGACTGTATATCGTGTGATGCTTGTAGAGAAGAATGTCCAGATGAAGCAATTTATGATAATGATCCAATCTATGTTATAGATCCTGATCTTTGTACTGAATGCGTTAATGAATTTTCTGAGCCTGCCTGTATAGTAGCTTGTCCTGTTGATTGTATCATTCCTGATCCTGATAATGTTGAAAGCATTGAAGAGCTTCGTTTAAAGCATAAAAATAAAGCTAATTAA
- the fliN gene encoding flagellar motor switch protein FliN codes for MIEDHLGLLQSYEEILDINVDFVSELGTTNMSVKELLKLEVGSVIDLEKPAGESVELYLNKRIFGKGEVMVYEKNLAIRINEILDSKSVLQYFKKELQ; via the coding sequence ATGATTGAAGATCATTTAGGATTATTACAATCTTATGAAGAAATTTTAGATATTAATGTAGATTTTGTTAGTGAGCTTGGCACTACAAATATGAGCGTAAAAGAATTGTTAAAGCTTGAAGTAGGTTCGGTTATAGATCTTGAAAAGCCTGCTGGAGAGAGTGTTGAGCTTTATTTAAATAAAAGAATTTTTGGAAAAGGCGAGGTTATGGTGTATGAGAAAAATCTCGCCATTAGGATAAATGAAATTTTAGATTCTAAATCAGTATTGCAGTATTTTAAAAAAGAATTGCAATGA
- a CDS encoding flagellin A, which translates to MGFRINTNIGAMNAHANSTITARELDKSLSRLSSGLRINSAADDASGMAIADSLRSQAATLGQAINNGNDAIGILQTADKAMDEQLKILDTIKVKATQAAQDGQSTKTRNMLQADINRLMEELDNIANTTAFNGKQLLSGNFINQEFQIGAQSNQTVKATIGPTQSSKIGVTRFETGSQAKSSGVAQITIKNYNGVDDFKFQPVVISTSVGTGIGALAEEINRVADITGVRASFLVQTTGAGPIKAGATSDDFKINGVTIGKIEYQDSDQNGALVAAINSVKDTTGVEAARDENGRLVLTSRDGRGIKIEGSIGGGSGIAKNSYENYGRLSLVKNDGKDILISGSNLSAIGMGAGDMISQASVSLRESKGRIDTNVADAMGFNAYKGGGKMIVTNANVASFMEQNGMSGGSGFSVNSGKGYSAIYENNLAFVTAFSIAFGISAPSDGSSQFVNIATSAGMDIAAKDQTPGVTTLKGAMAVMDIVETATANLDAIRADIGSVQNQITATLNNISVTQVNIKSAESNIRDVDFAAESANFSKYNILAQSGSYAMSQANAVQQNVLKLLQ; encoded by the coding sequence ATGGGTTTTAGGATAAACACCAATATAGGTGCAATGAATGCACACGCAAATTCAACTATCACAGCAAGAGAATTAGATAAGTCTCTAAGTAGACTTAGTTCAGGTTTGAGAATCAACTCAGCGGCAGATGATGCTTCGGGTATGGCTATTGCTGATAGTTTAAGATCGCAAGCTGCTACTTTAGGCCAAGCTATAAATAATGGTAACGATGCTATAGGTATCTTACAAACTGCTGATAAGGCTATGGATGAGCAACTTAAAATTCTAGATACTATCAAAGTAAAAGCTACCCAAGCAGCTCAAGATGGGCAAAGCACTAAAACAAGAAACATGCTTCAAGCTGATATCAATCGTTTGATGGAAGAGCTTGATAATATCGCAAATACTACAGCATTTAACGGTAAGCAACTTTTAAGTGGGAATTTCATCAATCAAGAATTTCAAATTGGTGCTCAATCAAATCAAACTGTAAAAGCCACTATAGGGCCAACTCAAAGTTCTAAAATTGGTGTTACTAGATTTGAAACAGGATCACAAGCTAAAAGTAGTGGTGTAGCTCAAATTACCATTAAAAATTATAACGGAGTAGATGATTTTAAATTCCAACCTGTTGTTATTTCAACTTCAGTTGGTACAGGAATTGGAGCTTTAGCTGAAGAGATAAATAGAGTTGCAGATATCACTGGAGTTAGAGCTAGCTTTTTAGTGCAAACTACTGGTGCTGGTCCTATAAAAGCTGGTGCCACAAGTGATGATTTTAAAATAAATGGTGTAACCATAGGTAAGATAGAGTATCAAGATTCTGATCAAAATGGAGCTTTGGTAGCTGCAATTAACTCAGTTAAAGATACTACAGGTGTTGAAGCAGCTAGAGATGAAAATGGAAGACTCGTTTTAACATCAAGAGATGGTAGGGGTATTAAAATAGAAGGAAGTATTGGTGGTGGATCTGGTATAGCTAAAAATAGTTATGAAAATTATGGTCGTTTATCTTTAGTGAAAAATGATGGTAAGGATATTTTAATTTCTGGATCTAATCTTAGTGCTATAGGTATGGGTGCAGGAGATATGATTTCTCAAGCTTCAGTTTCTTTAAGAGAATCTAAAGGTAGGATTGACACCAATGTAGCTGATGCTATGGGCTTTAATGCTTATAAAGGTGGCGGTAAGATGATAGTTACCAATGCAAATGTTGCTTCATTTATGGAGCAAAATGGTATGAGCGGGGGTTCAGGATTTTCTGTAAATAGTGGTAAAGGTTATTCAGCAATTTATGAAAATAATCTTGCCTTTGTAACAGCTTTTTCAATTGCTTTTGGAATAAGTGCTCCTAGTGATGGATCTTCTCAATTTGTAAATATTGCTACTAGCGCAGGCATGGATATAGCAGCTAAAGATCAAACTCCTGGAGTTACCACGCTTAAAGGTGCTATGGCTGTGATGGATATAGTTGAAACTGCTACAGCAAACCTAGATGCTATTAGAGCTGACATCGGTTCAGTGCAAAATCAAATTACTGCTACACTTAATAACATCAGTGTAACTCAAGTAAATATCAAATCAGCTGAATCAAACATTAGAGATGTTGACTTTGCTGCTGAGAGTGCAAACTTTTCTAAATACAATATCTTAGCTCAAAGTGGATCTTATGCTATGAGTCAAGCTAATGCTGTGCAGCAAAATGTTTTAAAACTTTTACAATAA
- a CDS encoding motility associated factor glycosyltransferase family protein, with product MKTEIFKKNLKSLKGEEYKNLKQKLSKIKESKDYAYEFGKDPLHCNIIFQNSKLLYNKNPLNELEEKLAFFNKEYARYPVLFFYGLGNGILYKSLLVNKKHERIIVFERDLELMFLVLSMIDFSKEFAQGRFILIHTKEMTYTKADTLCSFLNLFLKTYNLHIHCEFYEEQKEEIRFINDLNSQAIKSIALKKGNDPIDAMQGIEQFVLNIPKMLTHPSFKELKEKRSNKSKNAILVATGPSLKKQLPLLKQYANKATIFCVDSAYAILAKEGIKPDYVCMLERDNFVSSCFDNDFKEFDKDITFILASLVHKDSINFLEKNKRKYILVSRSLPFAYSLGLHDFGYVQGGMSVAHLNCEIAITLGHENIILIGQDLAYSDDGKTHSEGFLHEDYHKGDFKRDKDKYQIKAYGGKGLVQSSEIWVLFKQIFENLIQKHKNIKIYNATEGGARIEGSIEKPFKKLCEDLLIKDLKKPFAKLYNLKQKESEALMLQAYKQIKIHIKASQSFLKICKKLYKELNHKNKIRYTLYELNLKIDKLKERLESKKYTFLREVTGPSLFHLESTFSNIYVHNIQNENDKQNKLVAWIEAHKTWVEEISELVLVQEKALKIAIMPLQDILEKRNLI from the coding sequence ATGAAAACAGAAATTTTTAAAAAAAATTTAAAATCCCTAAAAGGAGAGGAATATAAAAACTTAAAACAAAAACTAAGCAAAATCAAAGAAAGCAAAGATTATGCTTATGAATTTGGCAAAGATCCTTTACATTGTAATATCATTTTTCAAAATTCTAAACTTCTTTATAATAAAAATCCTTTAAATGAATTAGAAGAAAAATTGGCATTTTTTAATAAAGAATATGCAAGATATCCTGTATTATTTTTTTATGGATTAGGAAATGGCATTTTATACAAAAGTTTGCTTGTAAATAAAAAACATGAAAGAATTATAGTTTTTGAAAGAGATTTAGAATTAATGTTTTTAGTTTTAAGCATGATTGATTTTTCTAAAGAATTTGCCCAAGGTAGATTTATACTCATACACACTAAAGAAATGACCTATACTAAAGCTGACACACTTTGTTCTTTTTTAAATTTATTTTTAAAAACTTATAATTTACATATTCATTGTGAATTTTACGAAGAGCAAAAAGAAGAAATACGCTTCATTAATGATTTAAATTCCCAAGCTATAAAAAGCATAGCTTTAAAAAAAGGTAATGATCCAATCGATGCTATGCAAGGTATAGAGCAATTTGTATTAAATATACCAAAAATGCTAACTCATCCAAGTTTTAAAGAATTAAAAGAAAAAAGAAGTAATAAAAGCAAAAACGCTATTTTAGTAGCTACTGGTCCATCTTTAAAAAAACAACTTCCCTTGCTTAAACAATATGCTAATAAAGCTACTATATTTTGTGTTGATAGTGCATATGCTATTTTAGCTAAAGAAGGTATAAAGCCTGATTATGTTTGTATGCTAGAAAGAGATAATTTTGTTTCATCGTGCTTTGATAATGATTTTAAAGAATTTGATAAAGACATCACTTTTATATTAGCTTCTTTAGTTCATAAAGATAGCATTAATTTTTTAGAAAAAAATAAAAGAAAATATATCTTAGTTTCAAGATCTTTACCTTTTGCATATTCTTTGGGTTTGCATGATTTTGGCTATGTTCAAGGTGGTATGAGTGTAGCTCATTTAAATTGTGAAATAGCAATTACACTAGGACATGAAAATATCATTTTAATAGGACAAGATCTCGCATATAGCGATGATGGTAAAACTCATAGTGAAGGATTTTTACATGAAGATTATCACAAAGGAGATTTTAAAAGGGATAAAGATAAATACCAAATCAAAGCATATGGTGGAAAAGGCTTGGTGCAAAGTTCTGAAATTTGGGTTTTATTTAAACAAATATTTGAAAATTTAATACAAAAACATAAAAACATAAAAATTTATAATGCCACAGAAGGCGGAGCTAGGATAGAAGGAAGCATAGAAAAACCTTTTAAAAAATTGTGCGAAGATTTATTAATAAAAGATCTTAAAAAGCCTTTTGCAAAATTATACAATTTAAAACAAAAAGAAAGCGAAGCTTTAATGCTTCAAGCTTATAAACAAATCAAAATTCACATTAAAGCAAGTCAAAGTTTTTTAAAAATATGCAAAAAACTATACAAAGAACTAAATCATAAAAACAAAATTCGTTATACATTATATGAGTTGAATTTAAAAATAGATAAATTAAAAGAAAGATTAGAAAGTAAAAAATACACTTTTTTAAGAGAAGTTACAGGCCCTTCTTTATTTCATTTAGAAAGTACTTTTTCAAATATTTATGTACATAACATACAAAATGAAAATGACAAGCAAAACAAGCTTGTAGCTTGGATTGAAGCTCATAAAACTTGGGTAGAGGAAATAAGTGAGTTAGTTTTAGTACAAGAAAAAGCTCTAAAAATAGCTATCATGCCCTTACAAGATATACTCGAAAAAAGAAATTTAATCTAA
- a CDS encoding Ppx/GppA phosphatase family protein, whose translation MAKKTAVIDLGSNSIRMVIFERTSRYGFYICSEYKKKVRLGENAYNNNKILQNEAMYKAEQTLAFFKEKVLKEKCAKIIAVGTSALRDAPNSKEFIKRISQNIALNIRCINGKTESFLGGLAALNLLSNIQNATTIDIGGGSTELCLIKDGKIVDCLSLDIGTVRLKELFYDQKKFSALNNFIQEILLQVPKKFQNDNIIAIGGSLRAISNSIMKKNSYPLKMLHNFCYEVEKEKNHIEKILNAKNLIDFSIKKDRFDTIKEGCAIFLALLKNLKAKQVITSTVGVREGVFLSNIFNKHEKIKEDTSDFTKFNAKFPPNFNPSLKSLQDRFNTNYPSKCAYFANKIFESLKPLHKIENLYKANLLDAAKISLIGERLNFYFSNEHSSYMALNGLNFGYSHKDLALISTLLKLGGKKFNPYSIEHFKNLLPHTHIISWLNFILALAKRLAKDTNENLEFELKNHTLYIYCDKKNIYFSKEEIKKIAKPKLIVLAFNQKAQ comes from the coding sequence ATGGCTAAAAAAACAGCAGTAATAGACCTTGGCTCAAATTCCATTCGTATGGTTATTTTTGAGAGAACCTCAAGGTATGGTTTTTATATTTGTAGCGAGTATAAAAAAAAAGTAAGACTTGGAGAAAACGCTTACAATAACAATAAAATTCTCCAAAATGAAGCTATGTATAAAGCCGAGCAAACCTTAGCTTTTTTCAAAGAAAAGGTTTTAAAAGAAAAATGTGCAAAAATTATTGCTGTTGGAACTTCAGCTTTAAGAGATGCTCCCAATTCTAAAGAATTTATTAAAAGAATATCTCAAAACATAGCTTTAAATATAAGATGTATAAATGGCAAAACAGAGTCTTTTTTAGGTGGTCTTGCTGCTTTAAATTTGCTATCAAACATCCAAAATGCTACCACTATTGATATAGGAGGTGGCTCTACAGAATTATGTCTAATTAAAGATGGAAAAATCGTTGATTGTCTTTCTTTAGATATTGGCACGGTAAGACTTAAAGAATTATTTTATGATCAGAAAAAATTTAGTGCTTTAAATAATTTTATACAAGAAATTCTTTTACAAGTGCCTAAAAAATTTCAAAATGATAATATCATAGCTATAGGCGGAAGCTTGCGTGCTATCTCTAATTCTATCATGAAAAAAAATTCCTATCCTTTGAAAATGCTGCATAATTTTTGCTATGAAGTCGAAAAAGAAAAAAATCATATAGAAAAAATTTTAAATGCTAAAAATTTAATAGACTTTAGTATTAAAAAAGATCGTTTTGATACTATAAAAGAAGGTTGTGCTATCTTTCTTGCTTTGTTAAAAAATTTAAAAGCAAAACAAGTTATTACTTCTACGGTTGGGGTAAGAGAAGGCGTATTTTTATCCAATATTTTCAACAAACACGAAAAAATCAAGGAAGATACAAGCGATTTTACTAAATTTAATGCTAAATTTCCTCCTAATTTCAATCCAAGTTTAAAATCTTTACAAGATCGTTTTAACACAAACTATCCTAGCAAATGTGCGTATTTTGCAAATAAAATTTTTGAAAGCTTAAAGCCTTTACATAAAATAGAAAATTTATACAAAGCTAATTTACTTGATGCTGCAAAAATTTCACTCATAGGGGAAAGATTAAATTTTTATTTTTCAAATGAACATAGCTCTTATATGGCACTTAATGGATTAAACTTTGGCTACTCACACAAAGACTTAGCTTTAATTTCTACTTTGCTTAAGCTTGGCGGTAAAAAATTTAATCCTTACAGTATCGAACATTTTAAAAATTTATTACCTCATACTCATATAATTTCTTGGCTTAATTTCATACTTGCATTAGCCAAAAGACTTGCTAAAGATACAAATGAAAACCTTGAATTTGAGCTAAAAAACCATACTTTATATATTTATTGTGATAAAAAAAATATTTATTTTTCAAAAGAAGAAATCAAAAAAATAGCAAAACCAAAACTTATAGTTTTAGCCTTTAATCAAAAAGCACAATGA
- the hsrA gene encoding homeostatic response regulator transcription factor HsrA codes for MRILVVEDEIALNKTVSNTLNEFGYQTDTSENFKDAEYFIGIRHYDLVLTNWLIGNNDASDLINAIKQKSPRTAIITLCSKTDKENEIKALKAGADDFIKKPLDYDILMARIEARLRFGGTNVIKIDDLTIDPDEEKITYQGKDIELKGKPFEVLTHLARHSDQIVSKEQLLDAIWEEPELVTPNVIEVAINQIRQKMDKPLNISTIETVRRRGYRFCFPKKSN; via the coding sequence ATGCGTATTTTAGTTGTAGAAGATGAAATAGCTTTAAATAAAACGGTTTCAAATACTTTAAACGAATTTGGTTATCAAACAGATACTTCAGAAAATTTCAAAGATGCTGAATATTTTATAGGCATTAGACATTATGATTTAGTATTGACTAATTGGTTAATTGGCAATAACGATGCTAGCGATTTAATCAATGCAATCAAACAAAAATCACCAAGAACAGCTATCATAACACTTTGCTCTAAAACAGATAAAGAAAATGAAATCAAAGCTTTAAAAGCAGGTGCAGATGATTTTATAAAAAAACCTTTAGACTATGATATTTTAATGGCTAGAATAGAAGCTAGACTTAGATTTGGCGGAACAAATGTAATCAAAATAGACGATTTAACCATAGATCCAGATGAGGAAAAAATCACTTATCAAGGAAAAGATATAGAATTAAAAGGAAAACCTTTTGAAGTCTTAACTCACCTAGCTAGACATTCTGATCAAATTGTATCAAAAGAACAACTTTTAGACGCTATTTGGGAAGAACCTGAACTTGTAACTCCAAATGTTATAGAAGTAGCTATCAATCAAATCAGACAAAAAATGGATAAACCTTTAAATATTTCTACCATAGAAACAGTGCGTCGTAGGGGATATCGTTTTTGCTTTCCTAAAAAATCAAACTAA
- a CDS encoding dihydroneopterin aldolase produces MQSHIKINLELKCIIGLLDFERIQEQTILIELEAKSKKFLDYAKLCARIEKIYKKKKFKTIEKSLKYVCKNIKKHHKKLTFITITCYKPDIIKNAKVGATLTKKY; encoded by the coding sequence GTGCAAAGTCATATAAAAATTAATTTAGAACTTAAATGCATTATAGGACTTTTAGATTTTGAAAGAATTCAAGAACAAACTATTTTAATAGAATTAGAAGCTAAAAGTAAAAAATTTCTTGACTATGCCAAACTTTGCGCTCGTATAGAAAAAATTTATAAAAAGAAAAAATTTAAAACTATAGAAAAATCTTTAAAATATGTATGCAAAAATATAAAAAAACACCATAAAAAACTTACATTTATAACTATAACTTGCTATAAACCCGATATCATCAAAAACGCCAAGGTTGGAGCTACTCTAACAAAAAAATATTAA